In a single window of the Paenibacillus sp. MMS20-IR301 genome:
- a CDS encoding GNAT family protein, which produces MYQDNELIIRPIEEKDLARLWELSYSEESPEWKKWDAPYYEHKRISREVYYSRREEMIGRGDNWVIEVAGEVIGDVSYYWEHEPSYWLEMGIIIYDPAYWGGGYGTRALRMWIRHLFSTLPLVRVGYTTWSGNERMIKTGMKLGMTMEARLRKCRYYDGQFYDSIRMGLLREEWESAAE; this is translated from the coding sequence ATGTATCAGGATAACGAACTAATAATCCGGCCTATAGAAGAGAAAGACTTGGCCCGCCTATGGGAACTCAGTTACAGTGAAGAATCGCCGGAGTGGAAGAAATGGGATGCGCCTTACTATGAGCATAAGCGGATTTCACGGGAAGTGTATTACAGCCGGAGAGAGGAAATGATTGGCAGAGGCGATAACTGGGTAATTGAGGTTGCGGGCGAAGTCATCGGTGATGTCAGCTACTACTGGGAGCATGAGCCTTCCTATTGGCTGGAGATGGGTATTATCATCTATGATCCGGCCTATTGGGGCGGCGGCTACGGTACAAGAGCGCTCCGTATGTGGATTCGTCATCTGTTCAGCACACTTCCGCTAGTCCGCGTAGGGTACACCACCTGGTCCGGGAATGAGCGCATGATCAAGACAGGAATGAAGCTGGGGATGACGATGGAAGCGAGACTCCGGAAGTGCCGTTATTATGACGGGCAATTCTATGATTCTATCCGGATGGGTTTATTGAGAGAGGAGTGGGAAAGCGCGGCAGAATAG